One genomic segment of Agelaius phoeniceus isolate bAgePho1 chromosome 32, bAgePho1.hap1, whole genome shotgun sequence includes these proteins:
- the SLC44A2 gene encoding choline transporter-like protein 2 isoform X1, whose product MDRPAGRRDPNGDYGTPQKYDPTFKGPIYDRGCTDIICCVLLVLAIVGYVVVGVVAWTHGDPRKVLHPTDSRGQFCGQQGTPNEKKPFLFYFDIVKCASPLVLLEFQCPTTQICVSKCPDRYLTYLTASGNAASLEYYRNFCTPEYKGSQKAAINVLKDKECPAMLIPSTPLARRCFPAIQAKKGVIMVGNKTTYEDGWGNHRNVTELLEGAKKANVVLETRQLAMKIFEDYTVSWYWIIIGLVIAMAASLIFIVLLRFLAGIMVWVMIVMVILVLGYGIFHCYMEYAKLKGEAGSDVSLTDLGFQTDLRVYLHLRQTWLAFMIILCVLELVIVLLLIFLRKRILIAIALIKEASRAVGHVMSSLLFPLCTFFLLCLCIAYWASTAVFLSTSNEAVYKVFNESACPFSGQTCKPETFNTSNVTKLCPDAQCLFAFYGGETAYHKYLIVLQFFNVFMFFWLANFVIALGQVTLAGAFASYYWAFKKPDDMPAFPLFSAFGRALRYHTGSLAFGSLVLAIVQVIRVVLEYLDHRLKAAENKFAKFLLSCLKCCFWCLEKFIKFLNRNAYIMIAIYGTNFCTSARNAFFLLMRNIIRVAVLDKVTDFLFFLGKLLIVGSVGILAFFFFTQRIKLVQDTAPPLNYYWVPILTVIVGSYLIAHGFFSVYGMCVDTLFLCFCEDLERNDGSPERPYYMSPELSEILLKGHLEPSKSADSQG is encoded by the exons ATGGACCGGCCCGCGGGCAGGAGGGACCCGAACGGCGATTACG GAACGCCACAGAAATATGACCCGACTTTCAAAGGTCCCATTTATGACAG gggctgcactgacATCATCTGCTGCGTCCTGCTGGTCCTGGCCATCGTGGGCTACGTCGTGGTCGGCGTCGTGG CCTGGACCCACGGGGACCCCCGCAAGGTGCTCCACCCCACGGACAGCCGCGGGCAGTTCTGCGGGCAGCAGGGGACCCCCAACGA gaaaaaaCCTTTCCTTTTTTACTTTGACATCGTCAAGTGCGCGAGCccgctggtgctgctggagttCCAGTGCCCGACCACGCAG atctGCGTCAGCAAATGCCCAGACCGGTACCTGACGTACCTGACGGCCTCCGGGAACGCCGCCTCGCTGGAATATTACCGGAATTTCTGCACCCCCGAGTACAAGGGCTCGCAGAAG GCCGCCATCAATGTGCTGAAGGACAAGGAGTGTCCGGCCATGCTCATTCCCAGCACCCCAC TGGCACGGAGATGCTTCCCAGCCATCCAGGCCAAGAAGGGCGTCATCATGGTGGGCAACAAGACGACCTACGAGGACGGCTGGGGGAACCACAGGAACGTCACCGAGCTGCTGGAAGGGGCCAA GAAAGCCAACGTGGTGCTGGAGACCCGGCAACTGGCCATGAAGATCTTCGAGGATTACACGGTGTCCTGGTACTGGATCATCAT AGGCCTCGTCATTGCCATGGCGGCCAGCCTCATCTTCATCGTCCTGCTGCGCTTCCTGGCCGGGATCATGGTGTGGGTGATGATCGTGATGGTGATCCTGGTGCTGGGATACG GAATCTTCCACTGTTACATGGAATACGCCAAGTTAAAAGGAGAAGCGGGGTCAGATGTGTCCCTGACTGACCTGGGCTTCCAGACTGACCTCCGTGTCTACCTGCACCTGCGGCAGACGTGGCTGGCGTTCA tGATCATCCTGTGCGTGCTGGAGCTGGTGATCGTCCTGCTGCTCATCTTCCTGCGCAAGAGGATCCTCATCGCCATCGCGCTCATCAAGGAGGCCAGCAG GGCCGTCGGCCACGTCATGTCGTCGCTGCTGTTCCCCTTGTGCACCTTCttcttgctgtgcctctgcatCGCCTACTgggccagcactgctgt CTTCCTGTCCACCTCCAACGAGGCTGTCTACAAGGTGTTCAACGAGTCCGCGTGCCCCTTCTCTGGGCAGACCTGCAAGCCCGAG ACCTTCAACACCAGCAACGTCACCAAGCTGTGCCCCGACGCCCAGTGCCTCTTCGCGTTCTACGGCGGCGAGACCGCCTACCACAAGTACCTCATCGTGCTGCAGTTCTTCAACGTCTTCATGTTCTTCTGGCTCGCCAACTTCGTCATCGCGCTGGGCCAGGTGACGCTGGCGGGCGCCTTCGCCTCCTACTACTGGGCCTTCAAGAAGCCCGACGACATGCCGGCCTTCCCGCTCTTCTCCGCCTTCGGCCGCGCGCTCCG GTACCACACCGGCTCGCTGGCCTTCGGCTCGCTGGTCCTGGCCATCGTGCAGGTCATCAGGGTGGTCCTGGAGTACCTGGACCACCGGCTGAAAG CCGCCGAGAACAAGTTTGCCAAGTTCCTCCTGAGCTGCCTCAAGTGCTGCTTCTGGTGCCTGGAGAAATTCATCAAGTTCCTCAACAGGAACGCCTACATCATG ATCGCCATCTACGGCACCAACTTCTGCACCTCGGCCCGGAACGCGTTCTTCCTGCTGATGAGGAACATCATCAG ggtggctgtgctggataAAGTCACGgatttcctcttcttcctcggGAAGCTCCTCATCGTGGGAAGCGTGG GAATCCTcgccttcttcttcttcacccAGCGGATAAAGCTGGTCCAGGACACGGCGCCGCCGCTCAATTACTACTGGGTCCCGATTCTG ACGGTGATCGTGGGCTCCTACCTCATTGCCCACGGGTTCTTCAGCGTATATGGCATGTGCGTGGACACCCTCTTCCTCTGCTTCT gcgAAGATCTGGAGAGAAACGATGGATCTCCGGAGAGGCCTTACTACATGTCCCCCGAGCTCAGCGAGATCCTGCTGAAGGGGCACCTAGAACCTTCCAAAAGCGCCGATAGCCAAGGCTAG
- the SLC44A2 gene encoding choline transporter-like protein 2 isoform X3, giving the protein MDRPAGRRDPNGDYGTPQKYDPTFKGPIYDRGCTDIICCVLLVLAIVGYVVVGVVAWTHGDPRKVLHPTDSRGQFCGQQGTPNEKKPFLFYFDIVKCASPLVLLEFQCPTTQICVSKCPDRYLTYLTASGNAASLEYYRNFCTPEYKGSQKAAINVLKDKECPAMLIPSTPLARRCFPAIQAKKGVIMVGNKTTYEDGWGNHRNVTELLEGAKKANVVLETRQLAMKIFEDYTVSWYWIIIGLVIAMAASLIFIVLLRFLAGIMVWVMIVMVILVLGYGIFHCYMEYAKLKGEAGSDVSLTDLGFQTDLRVYLHLRQTWLAFMIILCVLELVIVLLLIFLRKRILIAIALIKEASRAVGHVMSSLLFPLCTFFLLCLCIAYWASTAVFLSTSNEAVYKVFNESACPFSGQTCKPETFNTSNVTKLCPDAQCLFAFYGGETAYHKYLIVLQFFNVFMFFWLANFVIALGQVTLAGAFASYYWAFKKPDDMPAFPLFSAFGRALRYHTGSLAFGSLVLAIVQVIRVVLEYLDHRLKAAENKFAKFLLSCLKCCFWCLEKFIKFLNRNAYIMIAIYGTNFCTSARNAFFLLMRNIIRVAVLDKVTDFLFFLGKLLIVGSVGILAFFFFTQRIKLVQDTAPPLNYYWVPILTVIVGSYLIAHGFFSVYGMCVDTLFLCFLEDLERNDGSAEKPYFMSQDLRKLLKKTNKAQPEA; this is encoded by the exons ATGGACCGGCCCGCGGGCAGGAGGGACCCGAACGGCGATTACG GAACGCCACAGAAATATGACCCGACTTTCAAAGGTCCCATTTATGACAG gggctgcactgacATCATCTGCTGCGTCCTGCTGGTCCTGGCCATCGTGGGCTACGTCGTGGTCGGCGTCGTGG CCTGGACCCACGGGGACCCCCGCAAGGTGCTCCACCCCACGGACAGCCGCGGGCAGTTCTGCGGGCAGCAGGGGACCCCCAACGA gaaaaaaCCTTTCCTTTTTTACTTTGACATCGTCAAGTGCGCGAGCccgctggtgctgctggagttCCAGTGCCCGACCACGCAG atctGCGTCAGCAAATGCCCAGACCGGTACCTGACGTACCTGACGGCCTCCGGGAACGCCGCCTCGCTGGAATATTACCGGAATTTCTGCACCCCCGAGTACAAGGGCTCGCAGAAG GCCGCCATCAATGTGCTGAAGGACAAGGAGTGTCCGGCCATGCTCATTCCCAGCACCCCAC TGGCACGGAGATGCTTCCCAGCCATCCAGGCCAAGAAGGGCGTCATCATGGTGGGCAACAAGACGACCTACGAGGACGGCTGGGGGAACCACAGGAACGTCACCGAGCTGCTGGAAGGGGCCAA GAAAGCCAACGTGGTGCTGGAGACCCGGCAACTGGCCATGAAGATCTTCGAGGATTACACGGTGTCCTGGTACTGGATCATCAT AGGCCTCGTCATTGCCATGGCGGCCAGCCTCATCTTCATCGTCCTGCTGCGCTTCCTGGCCGGGATCATGGTGTGGGTGATGATCGTGATGGTGATCCTGGTGCTGGGATACG GAATCTTCCACTGTTACATGGAATACGCCAAGTTAAAAGGAGAAGCGGGGTCAGATGTGTCCCTGACTGACCTGGGCTTCCAGACTGACCTCCGTGTCTACCTGCACCTGCGGCAGACGTGGCTGGCGTTCA tGATCATCCTGTGCGTGCTGGAGCTGGTGATCGTCCTGCTGCTCATCTTCCTGCGCAAGAGGATCCTCATCGCCATCGCGCTCATCAAGGAGGCCAGCAG GGCCGTCGGCCACGTCATGTCGTCGCTGCTGTTCCCCTTGTGCACCTTCttcttgctgtgcctctgcatCGCCTACTgggccagcactgctgt CTTCCTGTCCACCTCCAACGAGGCTGTCTACAAGGTGTTCAACGAGTCCGCGTGCCCCTTCTCTGGGCAGACCTGCAAGCCCGAG ACCTTCAACACCAGCAACGTCACCAAGCTGTGCCCCGACGCCCAGTGCCTCTTCGCGTTCTACGGCGGCGAGACCGCCTACCACAAGTACCTCATCGTGCTGCAGTTCTTCAACGTCTTCATGTTCTTCTGGCTCGCCAACTTCGTCATCGCGCTGGGCCAGGTGACGCTGGCGGGCGCCTTCGCCTCCTACTACTGGGCCTTCAAGAAGCCCGACGACATGCCGGCCTTCCCGCTCTTCTCCGCCTTCGGCCGCGCGCTCCG GTACCACACCGGCTCGCTGGCCTTCGGCTCGCTGGTCCTGGCCATCGTGCAGGTCATCAGGGTGGTCCTGGAGTACCTGGACCACCGGCTGAAAG CCGCCGAGAACAAGTTTGCCAAGTTCCTCCTGAGCTGCCTCAAGTGCTGCTTCTGGTGCCTGGAGAAATTCATCAAGTTCCTCAACAGGAACGCCTACATCATG ATCGCCATCTACGGCACCAACTTCTGCACCTCGGCCCGGAACGCGTTCTTCCTGCTGATGAGGAACATCATCAG ggtggctgtgctggataAAGTCACGgatttcctcttcttcctcggGAAGCTCCTCATCGTGGGAAGCGTGG GAATCCTcgccttcttcttcttcacccAGCGGATAAAGCTGGTCCAGGACACGGCGCCGCCGCTCAATTACTACTGGGTCCCGATTCTG ACGGTGATCGTGGGCTCCTACCTCATTGCCCACGGGTTCTTCAGCGTATATGGCATGTGCGTGGACACCCTCTTCCTCTGCTTCT TGGAAGACCTGGAGCGCAACGACGGCTCGGCGGAAAAGCCCTACTTCATGTCCCAGGACCTGAGGAAGCTGCTCAAGAAGACCAACAAGGCCCAGCCCGAGGCCTAG
- the SLC44A2 gene encoding choline transporter-like protein 2 isoform X2, which yields MGGHGDNYYGKHGTPQKYDPTFKGPIYDRGCTDIICCVLLVLAIVGYVVVGVVAWTHGDPRKVLHPTDSRGQFCGQQGTPNEKKPFLFYFDIVKCASPLVLLEFQCPTTQICVSKCPDRYLTYLTASGNAASLEYYRNFCTPEYKGSQKAAINVLKDKECPAMLIPSTPLARRCFPAIQAKKGVIMVGNKTTYEDGWGNHRNVTELLEGAKKANVVLETRQLAMKIFEDYTVSWYWIIIGLVIAMAASLIFIVLLRFLAGIMVWVMIVMVILVLGYGIFHCYMEYAKLKGEAGSDVSLTDLGFQTDLRVYLHLRQTWLAFMIILCVLELVIVLLLIFLRKRILIAIALIKEASRAVGHVMSSLLFPLCTFFLLCLCIAYWASTAVFLSTSNEAVYKVFNESACPFSGQTCKPETFNTSNVTKLCPDAQCLFAFYGGETAYHKYLIVLQFFNVFMFFWLANFVIALGQVTLAGAFASYYWAFKKPDDMPAFPLFSAFGRALRYHTGSLAFGSLVLAIVQVIRVVLEYLDHRLKAAENKFAKFLLSCLKCCFWCLEKFIKFLNRNAYIMIAIYGTNFCTSARNAFFLLMRNIIRVAVLDKVTDFLFFLGKLLIVGSVGILAFFFFTQRIKLVQDTAPPLNYYWVPILTVIVGSYLIAHGFFSVYGMCVDTLFLCFCEDLERNDGSPERPYYMSPELSEILLKGHLEPSKSADSQG from the exons atggggggacacggggacaacTACTACGGCAAACACG GAACGCCACAGAAATATGACCCGACTTTCAAAGGTCCCATTTATGACAG gggctgcactgacATCATCTGCTGCGTCCTGCTGGTCCTGGCCATCGTGGGCTACGTCGTGGTCGGCGTCGTGG CCTGGACCCACGGGGACCCCCGCAAGGTGCTCCACCCCACGGACAGCCGCGGGCAGTTCTGCGGGCAGCAGGGGACCCCCAACGA gaaaaaaCCTTTCCTTTTTTACTTTGACATCGTCAAGTGCGCGAGCccgctggtgctgctggagttCCAGTGCCCGACCACGCAG atctGCGTCAGCAAATGCCCAGACCGGTACCTGACGTACCTGACGGCCTCCGGGAACGCCGCCTCGCTGGAATATTACCGGAATTTCTGCACCCCCGAGTACAAGGGCTCGCAGAAG GCCGCCATCAATGTGCTGAAGGACAAGGAGTGTCCGGCCATGCTCATTCCCAGCACCCCAC TGGCACGGAGATGCTTCCCAGCCATCCAGGCCAAGAAGGGCGTCATCATGGTGGGCAACAAGACGACCTACGAGGACGGCTGGGGGAACCACAGGAACGTCACCGAGCTGCTGGAAGGGGCCAA GAAAGCCAACGTGGTGCTGGAGACCCGGCAACTGGCCATGAAGATCTTCGAGGATTACACGGTGTCCTGGTACTGGATCATCAT AGGCCTCGTCATTGCCATGGCGGCCAGCCTCATCTTCATCGTCCTGCTGCGCTTCCTGGCCGGGATCATGGTGTGGGTGATGATCGTGATGGTGATCCTGGTGCTGGGATACG GAATCTTCCACTGTTACATGGAATACGCCAAGTTAAAAGGAGAAGCGGGGTCAGATGTGTCCCTGACTGACCTGGGCTTCCAGACTGACCTCCGTGTCTACCTGCACCTGCGGCAGACGTGGCTGGCGTTCA tGATCATCCTGTGCGTGCTGGAGCTGGTGATCGTCCTGCTGCTCATCTTCCTGCGCAAGAGGATCCTCATCGCCATCGCGCTCATCAAGGAGGCCAGCAG GGCCGTCGGCCACGTCATGTCGTCGCTGCTGTTCCCCTTGTGCACCTTCttcttgctgtgcctctgcatCGCCTACTgggccagcactgctgt CTTCCTGTCCACCTCCAACGAGGCTGTCTACAAGGTGTTCAACGAGTCCGCGTGCCCCTTCTCTGGGCAGACCTGCAAGCCCGAG ACCTTCAACACCAGCAACGTCACCAAGCTGTGCCCCGACGCCCAGTGCCTCTTCGCGTTCTACGGCGGCGAGACCGCCTACCACAAGTACCTCATCGTGCTGCAGTTCTTCAACGTCTTCATGTTCTTCTGGCTCGCCAACTTCGTCATCGCGCTGGGCCAGGTGACGCTGGCGGGCGCCTTCGCCTCCTACTACTGGGCCTTCAAGAAGCCCGACGACATGCCGGCCTTCCCGCTCTTCTCCGCCTTCGGCCGCGCGCTCCG GTACCACACCGGCTCGCTGGCCTTCGGCTCGCTGGTCCTGGCCATCGTGCAGGTCATCAGGGTGGTCCTGGAGTACCTGGACCACCGGCTGAAAG CCGCCGAGAACAAGTTTGCCAAGTTCCTCCTGAGCTGCCTCAAGTGCTGCTTCTGGTGCCTGGAGAAATTCATCAAGTTCCTCAACAGGAACGCCTACATCATG ATCGCCATCTACGGCACCAACTTCTGCACCTCGGCCCGGAACGCGTTCTTCCTGCTGATGAGGAACATCATCAG ggtggctgtgctggataAAGTCACGgatttcctcttcttcctcggGAAGCTCCTCATCGTGGGAAGCGTGG GAATCCTcgccttcttcttcttcacccAGCGGATAAAGCTGGTCCAGGACACGGCGCCGCCGCTCAATTACTACTGGGTCCCGATTCTG ACGGTGATCGTGGGCTCCTACCTCATTGCCCACGGGTTCTTCAGCGTATATGGCATGTGCGTGGACACCCTCTTCCTCTGCTTCT gcgAAGATCTGGAGAGAAACGATGGATCTCCGGAGAGGCCTTACTACATGTCCCCCGAGCTCAGCGAGATCCTGCTGAAGGGGCACCTAGAACCTTCCAAAAGCGCCGATAGCCAAGGCTAG
- the SLC44A2 gene encoding choline transporter-like protein 2 isoform X4, whose product MGGHGDNYYGKHGTPQKYDPTFKGPIYDRGCTDIICCVLLVLAIVGYVVVGVVAWTHGDPRKVLHPTDSRGQFCGQQGTPNEKKPFLFYFDIVKCASPLVLLEFQCPTTQICVSKCPDRYLTYLTASGNAASLEYYRNFCTPEYKGSQKAAINVLKDKECPAMLIPSTPLARRCFPAIQAKKGVIMVGNKTTYEDGWGNHRNVTELLEGAKKANVVLETRQLAMKIFEDYTVSWYWIIIGLVIAMAASLIFIVLLRFLAGIMVWVMIVMVILVLGYGIFHCYMEYAKLKGEAGSDVSLTDLGFQTDLRVYLHLRQTWLAFMIILCVLELVIVLLLIFLRKRILIAIALIKEASRAVGHVMSSLLFPLCTFFLLCLCIAYWASTAVFLSTSNEAVYKVFNESACPFSGQTCKPETFNTSNVTKLCPDAQCLFAFYGGETAYHKYLIVLQFFNVFMFFWLANFVIALGQVTLAGAFASYYWAFKKPDDMPAFPLFSAFGRALRYHTGSLAFGSLVLAIVQVIRVVLEYLDHRLKAAENKFAKFLLSCLKCCFWCLEKFIKFLNRNAYIMIAIYGTNFCTSARNAFFLLMRNIIRVAVLDKVTDFLFFLGKLLIVGSVGILAFFFFTQRIKLVQDTAPPLNYYWVPILTVIVGSYLIAHGFFSVYGMCVDTLFLCFLEDLERNDGSAEKPYFMSQDLRKLLKKTNKAQPEA is encoded by the exons atggggggacacggggacaacTACTACGGCAAACACG GAACGCCACAGAAATATGACCCGACTTTCAAAGGTCCCATTTATGACAG gggctgcactgacATCATCTGCTGCGTCCTGCTGGTCCTGGCCATCGTGGGCTACGTCGTGGTCGGCGTCGTGG CCTGGACCCACGGGGACCCCCGCAAGGTGCTCCACCCCACGGACAGCCGCGGGCAGTTCTGCGGGCAGCAGGGGACCCCCAACGA gaaaaaaCCTTTCCTTTTTTACTTTGACATCGTCAAGTGCGCGAGCccgctggtgctgctggagttCCAGTGCCCGACCACGCAG atctGCGTCAGCAAATGCCCAGACCGGTACCTGACGTACCTGACGGCCTCCGGGAACGCCGCCTCGCTGGAATATTACCGGAATTTCTGCACCCCCGAGTACAAGGGCTCGCAGAAG GCCGCCATCAATGTGCTGAAGGACAAGGAGTGTCCGGCCATGCTCATTCCCAGCACCCCAC TGGCACGGAGATGCTTCCCAGCCATCCAGGCCAAGAAGGGCGTCATCATGGTGGGCAACAAGACGACCTACGAGGACGGCTGGGGGAACCACAGGAACGTCACCGAGCTGCTGGAAGGGGCCAA GAAAGCCAACGTGGTGCTGGAGACCCGGCAACTGGCCATGAAGATCTTCGAGGATTACACGGTGTCCTGGTACTGGATCATCAT AGGCCTCGTCATTGCCATGGCGGCCAGCCTCATCTTCATCGTCCTGCTGCGCTTCCTGGCCGGGATCATGGTGTGGGTGATGATCGTGATGGTGATCCTGGTGCTGGGATACG GAATCTTCCACTGTTACATGGAATACGCCAAGTTAAAAGGAGAAGCGGGGTCAGATGTGTCCCTGACTGACCTGGGCTTCCAGACTGACCTCCGTGTCTACCTGCACCTGCGGCAGACGTGGCTGGCGTTCA tGATCATCCTGTGCGTGCTGGAGCTGGTGATCGTCCTGCTGCTCATCTTCCTGCGCAAGAGGATCCTCATCGCCATCGCGCTCATCAAGGAGGCCAGCAG GGCCGTCGGCCACGTCATGTCGTCGCTGCTGTTCCCCTTGTGCACCTTCttcttgctgtgcctctgcatCGCCTACTgggccagcactgctgt CTTCCTGTCCACCTCCAACGAGGCTGTCTACAAGGTGTTCAACGAGTCCGCGTGCCCCTTCTCTGGGCAGACCTGCAAGCCCGAG ACCTTCAACACCAGCAACGTCACCAAGCTGTGCCCCGACGCCCAGTGCCTCTTCGCGTTCTACGGCGGCGAGACCGCCTACCACAAGTACCTCATCGTGCTGCAGTTCTTCAACGTCTTCATGTTCTTCTGGCTCGCCAACTTCGTCATCGCGCTGGGCCAGGTGACGCTGGCGGGCGCCTTCGCCTCCTACTACTGGGCCTTCAAGAAGCCCGACGACATGCCGGCCTTCCCGCTCTTCTCCGCCTTCGGCCGCGCGCTCCG GTACCACACCGGCTCGCTGGCCTTCGGCTCGCTGGTCCTGGCCATCGTGCAGGTCATCAGGGTGGTCCTGGAGTACCTGGACCACCGGCTGAAAG CCGCCGAGAACAAGTTTGCCAAGTTCCTCCTGAGCTGCCTCAAGTGCTGCTTCTGGTGCCTGGAGAAATTCATCAAGTTCCTCAACAGGAACGCCTACATCATG ATCGCCATCTACGGCACCAACTTCTGCACCTCGGCCCGGAACGCGTTCTTCCTGCTGATGAGGAACATCATCAG ggtggctgtgctggataAAGTCACGgatttcctcttcttcctcggGAAGCTCCTCATCGTGGGAAGCGTGG GAATCCTcgccttcttcttcttcacccAGCGGATAAAGCTGGTCCAGGACACGGCGCCGCCGCTCAATTACTACTGGGTCCCGATTCTG ACGGTGATCGTGGGCTCCTACCTCATTGCCCACGGGTTCTTCAGCGTATATGGCATGTGCGTGGACACCCTCTTCCTCTGCTTCT TGGAAGACCTGGAGCGCAACGACGGCTCGGCGGAAAAGCCCTACTTCATGTCCCAGGACCTGAGGAAGCTGCTCAAGAAGACCAACAAGGCCCAGCCCGAGGCCTAG